AGACTCATATATATAAGCTCATACGACATTGGTTAGGATAATTGAAGAAAGCATCTCATTCCAAATGTCCGGGACGCCAGGCAAGCACCAGTGACTGCAATCTGATGAAGGTCCAGAGATATGATGGTGTTTCTCTTCCTCGTGCATTGCTCTCTTGAACACCGAAGGATGCCCATCTCTTCTATATGCTGACATGGTTGTGATGTCGTGCAAATATACCCGATATTTCATTGTGCTTAGCACTTTGTTCAACACTCTTGACTGTTGAGGCATGTGTGGTTTtcttgaagaagataaagaaggcAAGGGATGTCTCTGGTTGTAGCACATTTGACCACTCTCTCTGCCAAGACATTATGTGCATGGTCATCTTCCCTTTATGTGATTCATAGTGtactttttgtattatatatggGTGAGATTAGGATGagaacataagaaaacaaaccttGGTGAGATGGTGCGGAAAATGACTTTGGTTTTGGATGGATCAAGATTGATCTCAACCCATTTAGCCCATGTGGTAAGTCCTCTCTCATAAGCAACCATTGGGTTCATAACTTTGAAGAGCTTGTTCCCATCCATGTAATAGTCCCACCTAAAGCATCAATCAATACTaaatgattttgagttggaGTTCTATGAAGCTTaacgattatatatatatatatatactaataatttgCTATTAAAGGAAAGCTGTGAGCGGTTTTTATGATGGCTTACGAACTCCATTTCTGAGAGTGAGTCCACCAGTGAGCAGAGTCGAATACAAGAACATCAACACCTCGCCAATATCTAGCATTGTCTTCGATTGAGTCCAAATGTAACACCCTTTTACGGTAACCTCCTTTCTTGAGTTCCACAAGCAGAGGAGCCCAACAGAACTCAATTGATGTCTCAAAATCCTGTAGTTACCAAACTTATCTTAGTTGCTTTTTACTAACCAAATAATGAAAACGTGATCCAAAAGGAGATTTATGTTAAAAAGAGATATGATTGTTACCAGAGCATGGAAAGACATTGTAGGACCATTGTAAGTAAGCTTCTTACGATGAGTGGGAATCACAGACTGTACTAAGCAGACAAGAGATTCCCACTGGTTTCTCATTATTGTATCTCCAACCAGCATTATTCTTTTTCCTCTCATTTTCCCAAGGAATTTTAGTGCGTTAAACCTAAACCCCATCATGGAAAGAGAGATTAAATTTGGTTAAAATCAAAAGTTGCAAATTGTGGTTTAAAATTAGTGTTCCAAAATCAAACTAGAgcctaaaaaaatttaaaccaaaatttgagattttgagattaaaactaaattttatccTGAATAACAACAGCTCTGGCTTGTTCTCAATAAATCTCTACTCAATTTATTCTttgaccccttttttttttgtgaacaaagtaaaaaggaagaataactggttaaaaaaaagtaagaatgaGTACAAAAAAAGGAGTGTGGTGTGTGCCTTGGAAGTGAACAAGCCTTGGGCACCCATCTCCATTTCTGGTAATTAGAGTCAGGTCTTCCATTTCTCTGGCAACTTAGTGCAGAGCTCAAATATGGACAGCTGCCTGAGTCATAGAGGGGATACGTTTCGTCGTACGTCCACTTCCCCACCGAGTAATCGCACCTCTCCTCGCTTCTTTCGCGCCTAGTCTGCAAGGCGTTGAGTGGATCGTCGTCGCCGACTAGCCATTGTTCATCAAAGTGAGACAATGCTTCTTTGCAAAGTATGAGACACAGAGACAAGAAGAAGACTCGAGTGTTTGAGGTAAACATTTGGACCAAGAACGTAGGGAACTGAGTACTGAGCAGTGTGGGCTTGGAGGAAGACATAATataaagaagatagaaaaaaacaaagtggaTAAAGTGAAAAAGGGCGTTAATTACGGAAAGTGGgggtaattactaattagtgcTTAGACTTGTGCTTGAAATCATGTGCCGTGACTTGCGTCCCCTCTTCTCTCCAtcatatcctttttctttttctatagaTTACAGTATCCGAGGCGGGATTTTGTGAGTGTGGTGGACTGTGAAGTGTTTAATCTGGATAAATTTATCTAAACGCTATAGAACTGATCTAGAACTCAACCAAAAGGTTTGTATATTATGGTtagaaaaacttattttagGTTACTTTTTTCTATATTCGAAAACCGGATTTCTGATTTGGAAAAGACAGAAATAGTAAAAAGCAATCCATAACAAACCAAGAAAGAATTGCAAATTAAACACAACTTTTTTCTTAAGTAAGTGTTGATGACATGAAATAGAGAACCAATGAGCCAACACACCAAGAGGTAGGGTTTTGTTATAAAGACCCAAAACTCTCCCTGCCCCAAAAGGTCCCGAGTCCTGAACCAGACCGAAGCCGAACTCAGGACCAATCTTTCTTATTATCGCAACGTTTCAGACAACACAGTACACAACAAAACACTATGCATGCTCTTTGGTTAGCTTCTGTACCAAACAGGAGTCATCTTAATATGTCAGTCATGGTTCAGATTATCCTTCTAGAAAACCCATTTTTCTTGATCATCAGAATATGATTCATCTAACCATGATTGGTGGATGTGCATCCACGTCAGCTTTTGCTTTTCCCCCTTTCCATTTTAACCCATTTTCagattttgaatattattactTAATCAACCAAATCGTTTGAAATCTCTAAAGGACAATAATCAAGGTTTACCTGACAACTCAGTAAGACTTTTGTTGAGCAAGACCGTACTTTTCCCTCTgcataaaacccaaaacaaacaagagcaaAAACATTACTACATGGAAGCAAACTTCAACAGTAAATGTGAGTTTGTGATACACAAGTCAAGTTGAGTTTAGGTGGTCATAGTTTCTGCTAAATCATTTCCTGACTTAGAGAAGTCACAAGTACAGCTagctatgaagaaaaaataatcacaATAAAAAGGTGAAGGTGCATATAATATGACAATGGTGAttagtaataaaaaattaagataacgGTTTCAAAAAATCTGGTTCAGAGGattgatctatatatatgtctcaaACGATACCTTTAAGAACTAGATTTCTTACCAGATAACTCATGCTTGTCAAATCTTGCAACCCATGTATCTGAACTGATATGAGAAGATGAAACTTTATCCAACCAAATGCGAAACTGCTTTTCCTTCCCATCCCCATGTAAATTTCCCATCTCATCTATCCATTCATGTATCAGTTTCTCCTCTCCAGATGGATGAACAAAAACACCAAGTGGACTCTGCaacattacaaaattataaCAACAAAGTCAATAAATCAGTTTATATGACACAAGAAAATCGAGAAACTACTTCAAAATACATCAATTTGGACACTTGAGAATCCACACTTACAGAGAGCGATTTCAAATACTGCAAATACTTGTCAGACTTCTCCACCTCTCCACATCGCCATCTCTCATAAAACAGATAAAACTTAACAACCTCATGAACAGGATTCAAACTTTCCACGTGGAAATTTTCAGTGTCCAAAACATCTCTTGGAGAGACACTTGATCCCAACTTAAACCTCTCAATGGCTTCTATGATGCCAGCTCCACATCTCTGGGACGCATGAAATATGTTTGGGTTGTCCTTTGCATTTTCTTCATGCCATTGCAGCAATTCTTCATGCGAATTGCTAACCTTAAAACAGTTGAATAGAAGCACAAAATTACGAGCGTGCAGTCAAGTATAGTCGAACGTAAGAAGCAGTTGGGAACTAACCATTACACCATATACTTGAGCAATGTTGAAAAGCTCAGCATCATTTCCAGAGTCGCCACAAACAAGTGTGTTAGAAGGTTGCTTGCCTTGAACCTCCAACTTGTCAAGTAGATATGTCAGAGCACCTTGTTTGCCAGCTTCTTTAGGTAATACATCGAAAGCATAACCGTTGCTATAAACCAGCTTCACTTCCACCTATAAGGAAATTTACTGTCAtcagcaccaaaaaaaaaaagtaacaatctAATAATAAGAATAGCTGTCACGCTCACACGAGAGACACAAAAAATCTCACCCCACGCTCCTCTAATCGCCCCGAAAGAACCTTCATTATTTCAACAGCGTGTTCTCTTTCCACATAAAAACTCACTTTATGCGGTTCTTGGCTCTTGGCTGGCTATATAACAGACAACACATAATAAGTACTTTAGAACGACCAAATTGCTATAGATTCAGTAGGAATCACAACATAAGAACAATTCAAAGCAGGTAAGATATCCAAAACTCTTGAGACTGTCATCAAGGTTAACATTATAAATAGGAATTAATCCATACTTGTATGCACAACTACACCTCATTCAGCTTCATCTATGCCAATAACATTCTTACTATTGCCTCTACTCCAATCCAGTAACCATTAGAAATCTAGCTAGACCAGCAAAATCGTCTAACAAACCAAGAGTTTTACAAACTttcagtaagaaaaaaaattagaagctGTCTACTCTGTTTATCCTTGTAGCCAACAAACTAAAATCGTTGTCATGTCAAGAAATGCTTAAATTTAACAAGAAAAGCCTAAGTCAACgcagaaagaaacaagaaatcaaaGACAACAGTAAGACCCACATGGCCCagtaataaaagaaagaaagcaataCTAAAACTCATTCAACAGCAAACAAGATCGTTATTAGAAAATCACAGGAAACAAGATTTGACATAAAAGACAAATCATTGTATCTACAGAGGAACAATTAGAAAACAAACCTGAGGGTCAAGTTGAGGGAATTTAGAAGTTTCCTCAAGGACAATGTCTCTATTCCACTTATCATCCAAACGAGCAGTCCAAACATCATCCGACGACACCAAGGAATCACCGCCGTAAACAATCACAGAACCAACAGAAGTAACGGCGATGTCCGGTGTCAGCAACGGCCTCCTCTTTCTTAGACTCGAGTACGAGCTGAAAGACCTCCCTGTGCAGTAAACAAGCAACGAATCATGGCGATATTGAGCTTCCCAAAGCGCATTGAACCTAAGGAGGTCTGTGTTTTCAGGGTCATCGTGATCCACCTGCGAGGATTGGTTTAATTTCGTcgaatttttgacaaaaaaacgaaaaaaagatTCGAGGGAATTAATTAGGAAATTACCAATGTGCAATCAAGATCAGCAACTAGTATGAGACGTGGTGGTCCGTCAAATCTATCCATCAGACCTAACCTCTCTGCTTCTCCCTTGTCgctctttgttctttttataaGACTTGCTGGGGAAGACGAGACGAGTCTTTTCTTTAGGGACTTCGTCTTTGTGTATTGTTGAACTAATTCTCTGTAGTTCCATCCTATCtgaattatttgttaaatcTTTTAATATGTAGTTAGAAGGGTTCTTTAAGCACGTAATTATGTACCATGTCAACGCAAGCAAACTCTTAAAAGTTGAGATTTAATGAGGTTATTACGACAGATGCTGACGAGCCCCCATATGACCACACATTGGTGATGCCAAGAATGTGTGGCACTTTAAGGATGGAGGCCTAAAGGTTACTTAAAAGGAGGAAATTACCTCAAGACATAAGTGCAAGTCCATGTCCAAAAGCGCCTAGAAAAGCAAGTCCATATGAAGAGCAAATCCATGTCTAGAAATTACCTCAAGACATAGGCTTAAGTGGCTTGCGCCAACTTGGCCGATGAGGGAAATTGGGAGACTATTCCAAAGCAGCGGAACAAGGGTAAGTTAGTTGATTTCATTTCATACTAACCTATGCGATTGACACAATCGCTAGCTATGTGTCTGACCTCCGGCGTGCTAGAGGGAATTACGTGTATCCTTCTAACCTGTATCCCTGTCTCAGCATTGCTGAAACGAAAGACGCCAAACTTGGTGTGGTTAGATTTCTAGTTGATGATGATTAGGGACGTCTagacaatttatttattttatgacgACTTTGAGATGGAAGAAACCTTCTAAGAAAAACTTGTGCCCAATATCAAAATTCACAGACTGACTTTCAACGTGGAAGCTACCCATGTAATTGGAGATGTGAATCTGCGGTCTATGCCAATGCGGTCGGTCAGTCGGTCAGTactaaatatatagatttcttcCACGGTGATAGATTGTCTCTCAACAATAAAGTAATAAGAAATTACTCTGGTCAAGTCACACCAAGTTTTCCACAAAGTTGAGATATGGAAATTGCTAAGACAATCTCCGctgtttttcctatttttttccCTGTAATAGAAGATTTTTATAATAGAAGAGAGTTTTtgctccaatggttttctctatttttttctttaaaaaataatattccaaatagatttttattttattttaaaattaacactttttatttataaaaattgcaaactaacccattttactttaaatttgtaacactttcataaaattattatttttatttaaattaaatatttattattatatttaaacaaagacaacaacaattGGAGattcaaagtaaaaattatGCTTTAAAAGAGctaaaagaagagaacaaaattttattttgtgacttgGATACTCTACATTCAAATGTTCGTGGATATTTTGAGGCTGAACAAGCACGGATTATACAAAAGCGgaataatcaacaacaaaatcaacaagCTCCTCTTCCATCTACATCATTTGGTTCGTTTGGACAAAATTTTAGCGATATTGGTGGATCCCAAAGTAATTTACCGGATTATTaagttattagtttttgttgtattaaaataattattatggattgaatgaaaaataaattttataatttatataaattatcttttccaaatggtagtctcaatattttagactaaatatttatacttaaatttatattattagtttttaaaaatacttattttattaaatttgtattattagttcttaaaaaaatttattttatttattttggtcataaataaaagaagttaaagattaagaggattactttgtaaataaaatagttcatctctatttatagaggaaaaaatagagttcctctaaaaatagataaaaaaaaatagcaatctctattataaaggtgaaaatagaaatttattGGAGCaaaattactctataatagagtttaaatGTGAAAATAGAGAACCGTTGAAGATGCTCTaagcaaacaccacaacatATAACCATGGCGGACCCGTCAATTACAATTGCAAGTAAATCTCTCCTTCACGCATGTACATGTAAATGTTGATTGAACTACgtcatgctttttttttgggttaaatatattgttttcatgTTATAATCCGACAATTTATACCTGCCCTAAGAattatggaatatatatatatatatatatatatatatatataaagttggtttttctctcttctcattcCTCCACCTCATCAattcttcttttcaatttttaaaaatataattcacatcattaaaaaaatataaaatataaagttaatgcataaattaattcactcatttttgtaatattttaattattattaaaaatttaaaataatataaactaaaaacaaaatgaaaaaaatacaactaaaaaaaatatcaaagtaaaatatgaatagagatcacataaatacaaatttagatatttctatcataacatataacaattgtataaatatttgtaaaagtcTAGAAAtaggagaaaaataaagctaACATATATTTAATGGAACAAAAATTACTTTCAAAAGTTACAATTATTaggataaagaaaataagagttttaaaaaaaaaaatacaaaaaattaaagattttttaagtCAAGAGGTTAATCAATTCTTgatgttaaattataaattcatgttatCGATTAAAAGTCAGTATATACTACTATTTcaattatagtataatataattaataatatatatatatatatatatatatatatgttgattgCAAATCCAAGTAAGTAAATCTATCATTCACCCATGTCCATGAAAAATGTTGATTGTagactcttttttttgggttaaatatatagttttgatgtTATAATCTGACAATTTAACCTGCCTTGAGAATTACTGACGGGAATAATGTCTCTTTTTTTAGCAACGACgagaaaaatcttattatataaagtatggtttcaaaagttactaactcacccgatcgtgacacgtgtcaattttaaaaattatttacttataaaatcgtgacaagtgtcaattttacacaaatttctattaaaaaaaagaatctctaaaaaatcaagaaataaaaaaattagctattaacatgatcatgacacgtgtcacgtatactgatgagatgttgacacgtgtcaaaaaaaacattaaatctaaatctacataaaatttacatgtttatatctttaaaaattcctaaatcaaaaaggaaaattaacaaaactaatctatcTTCTATTgtacgctaattatattatatatttttctcaattagattttgacatgtataaacaaaaataataattcattaagtattaaacatgtatattattattaatcaataaataatgaataacaaatttaaaaagaatagcataagttatgtcaaaagaattctTATTTTTGCAACGTAATagaacagctaattaagaaaataatattatatctacataaaaattatgtttgtgaaGTAATCTCACTGCAGTGGTCATTGGAAACTCCAATTGTATAAATGCACCATAACACGAGGTATCGAGTCCCGCTATCTAtgaatgtagggatttggctaatgaaCCGGCCTATTAAGGCTcaaatgttgaccaaaaaaaaattatttgtttatatcaaaagcttggatctttgatttttatttcctATATAATTTTGCTGATCTATTGTGTGGTCTTTGATTAGTGAGGGTTCTTCAAgggaagctatcagatgcaatgaaatggaatcGACGTATATAAATCCCGCTAATTTAATCAATGATGGTGACACtaatggaggttccaaaagtgattttacagttagtagcattataagtttggaagattagTCGGTgattgatgtttctggtcaaaatctagagttttctcttcggaataatgttgat
The Camelina sativa cultivar DH55 chromosome 6, Cs, whole genome shotgun sequence genome window above contains:
- the LOC104791698 gene encoding protein trichome birefringence-like 36, with translation MSSSKPTLLSTQFPTFLVQMFTSNTRVFFLSLCLILCKEALSHFDEQWLVGDDDPLNALQTRRERSEERCDYSVGKWTYDETYPLYDSGSCPYLSSALSCQRNGRPDSNYQKWRWVPKACSLPRFNALKFLGKMRGKRIMLVGDTIMRNQWESLVCLVQSVIPTHRKKLTYNGPTMSFHALDFETSIEFCWAPLLVELKKGGYRKRVLHLDSIEDNARYWRGVDVLVFDSAHWWTHSQKWSSWDYYMDGNKLFKVMNPMVAYERGLTTWAKWVEINLDPSKTKVIFRTISPRESGQMCYNQRHPLPSLSSSRKPHMPQQSRVLNKVLSTMKYRVYLHDITTMSAYRRDGHPSVFKRAMHEEEKHHHISGPSSDCSHWCLPGVPDIWNEMLSSIILTNVV
- the LOC104791699 gene encoding probable sucrose-phosphatase 3a — translated: MDLHLCLEIGWNYRELVQQYTKTKSLKKRLVSSSPASLIKRTKSDKGEAERLGLMDRFDGPPRLILVADLDCTLVDHDDPENTDLLRFNALWEAQYRHDSLLVYCTGRSFSSYSSLRKRRPLLTPDIAVTSVGSVIVYGGDSLVSSDDVWTARLDDKWNRDIVLEETSKFPQLDPQPAKSQEPHKVSFYVEREHAVEIMKVLSGRLEERGVEVKLVYSNGYAFDVLPKEAGKQGALTYLLDKLEVQGKQPSNTLVCGDSGNDAELFNIAQVYGVMVSNSHEELLQWHEENAKDNPNIFHASQRCGAGIIEAIERFKLGSSVSPRDVLDTENFHVESLNPVHEVVKFYLFYERWRCGEVEKSDKYLQYLKSLSSPLGVFVHPSGEEKLIHEWIDEMGNLHGDGKEKQFRIWLDKVSSSHISSDTWVARFDKHELSEGKVRSCSTKVLLSCQGEKQKLTWMHIHQSWLDESYSDDQEKWVF